A single window of Plasmodium malariae genome assembly, chromosome: 8 DNA harbors:
- the PmUG01_08025800 gene encoding conserved Plasmodium protein, unknown function — MNEFVVVKDTTFLKKKNRKEANDENSLKIYRERSKQLGTLSRNDDLLSLSKDDGDQIRSNKHYSNVSSNVAKYDSNGKCTFLSITKNMSTIKKCNNANIIVEGNDYEFEKDDVFSSEEGFSESIGSNNLSSDDEEVPDLIGKVHNNKNNCAYNNACSGDNNNACSGDNNYARSGGNNNAHSGGNNHCEVLIRIRCRKKRSKINEDDKTEQTNCTEEKGIKYDNNYLYINNQNFLFDKIFSEKAKQEEVYSYISDKFLNNLFQGYNCTIFAYGQTGSGKTFTMGFDYMNQFSHTVGILPRFLNDIYNIIEKRKSTIDYDVSCTYIEIYNEEIIDLIDCVEEDYNDKLYSNGEGNGNGNVSTNIRSNIDSNINANINDNNQSGKRGKRKKKKINKNISIREDTNTKEIILMGVKNAKVQNAREVFSILHRGNLFRTTERTFMNDKSSRSHAIFTINLIQRKKSVKKENEKDSVNGMDSSEIGGSGGGITKAIAKMGENKTDDRGDEVDYKTKECEIVKDLYITEGCNNNTNEGEVICSKFHFVDLAGSERAKRAETKGNRLKEAININYGLLSLSNVIYSLSSNKKSQHIPYRNSKLTRILQDSLGGNSKTIMIACISTDAADFYETFSTIKYAARTKKIKNSPIINYDINSLVINDLRKQLYTLNLELKKNKIECKNKYNTIDDTKLKVLTNQNKLLMQRIKKLKIKRKKLICLIFYYLTLLRDKNEYTPNDSKNNYYSIVQNTNSCPVDPSNGKAYTTKAKAAYVRGVALGKEAIHWGMKSHEQGTKFASVYDAHGHASSYNNENNGSNGGYKGGSNDGSISGNRSSNNQSSCAVPLQKSSKSDNIATNNFLVTSDPILFQKNSQSYVQEKITYKNYDFTNYSNTAIEEGTAISLSNDCNDACRRGEKHCFTVKKNDTLHRSNSETTSSSIRENSSNGANNSKDANNSNDANNSNDANNSKDANNSNDANNSNDANNSNDANNSKDANNSKDANNSNDANNSNDANNSNSGNIYNSWAVNSSENKSEDGQNSKKENNFSVVNGCSYDSYKLDVCPPACNEAISLTNQHKENENKNENENGHINENICVEKVEEYEKDMKENKDLVTASREKIWDKLFNAKNVPLEGLFYGKTENSSKLCGRKNIMEGCKKVYHWKNGHSDNCNDTCSDKCNEDLDLDQYLHHDFTPFESKYLFLNLEEDKKEVERIFRQYELNRYNEKRLKDLNKKYNSIFEKNKAYEKKIDELKKMVKRMKKNTKLTIAYGKYKHKKKKSRVSKNMREKKYPYNLSLLKKSIYYPLNNIYMPSFSECKEKNYFSDIPFEREVKNKLVKNFIKKKIYSDTEIDVNKSYNPFASYITNSQNDKGPNELTRNHILWNKYKKGKFVLMHKNYCNPLLYMNNCVNGKPIYCSSKIDNAKWADSISSDILCVSDDTVKVGSLSVRRSGRKGLQKCRHKNWLNENFEKSETREMAGGTNNASSSDRYKQNERNVDADLIKCAGCKLHMTRSSQDDNEEYIYEESNYSTNGSSPYNSSNVSPKFLKNKLNKLHKIIKDDICKFKKVNKEKEKYNAKNELLTNSIMSLKKKLQMLQVNSQNDKNCKKIKDMKKEIVRITNEKQKIQKKLVDNEQVIKHLKVDITKMKNNFLKTSTLLKEEQKKHTNIIRKKENIITKLHEREEHFINKLKKKEEVSKQAYTKLLKRNQELNEQLRKLKKKGINAKAGKISRKKGHIAHPRSKSANNSHNDDNNDNTNDDKDNNSDYNNDNNNNDDYKGPKLTGVSKFSEQILGKVFSPRELDSRSKKGERSSSSSSSSSSSNCNSSKSGTGDNNCLTKDDLNILSLSNLPLGESNVSVCDIQNSRFLDHSLCKSNISQYAIQNNLKNNVKINKYLKEFFKKKKKLSSTKAKLEREKGMNKQVRKILKALYVKRKNEDEERGGRVRGSEGGIGCGKWGECRKGSEEINVERSGNISLLVEKVEEPLDGKKIHILCNNTEGKICSNSNDEWEIVALKKHTNKQKTGEAGHKGERGEGEGGGSEEEKGENGGGENERGENGRGENERSENERGENGRGENERSENERGENERSENERSENKGSIFPNVPLDEKTDEDVLYYERKLSESNELIRKLKKDMRKEKEQFILQKIVKHLLSKVQYNLKKRKEAERKIISLKKFIYSENMFISKIYNNYFYLSNALNSFTGPISTNYLNKPNGQFYSNRINTVCGRKYNEIIDLLNFENLKKGKGTNDIMDLYIYDKNNGDHMNNGAFIFPYDCKRRNTFSTSRELFTDTEKNSNTTNIKKRSFGSGLMGSVYLDHYNKKRVVLSKSNNIIVKNNYSTKLVNRHLDPFDLNQNCINIDVQKDLSIESNLDQLSVNYDHVNCRKKLEDENLKVKELNCSYGNDLYINRVRGNFVNDNKVMVRSTIHLDDQMHYDIFSNFGIKRKSIDNCYIYANKENNGSGVDHSIDPSLPYSSCRNGGNGEGKGKKSNMNNADFNVNGIDSGSNSRSDKHNVNISTNELAGGEDLKAVYKANALIALNDSCANGVKNIQQKDCCLKSKSCDSKELNNRNVCINDVCKEKRKKMLSDTTFSEVRINKETNINDGKVNDTNNFEINNVKDKLKVRKKKKKKNSIYTESKFIERENVNNIVTEHTKGSSKHTVLVGQNSTGTKTYDIKPEVNAVTAASCSCKKDGSYHNDGDKHGQVSQKKSFDDRTKYYDLKKIEKTQDEIINMFRNKMNDLTISGETLANINIMEEHFKGRIFSNNKYDNETNADTIYYNNLGRQKKYKTVCIKNCHKYGVSGLCVKETNDKGLQFLSSSINNIKLWDGKKAIWNYDHLNIKNEKSSFINSLLISFQNTCFFAGINNYVHLFDIRAYPRYVQKYYYSDKNDGSLLLSLLNDKSNYIPLMFRNTHTYKSNKEDGWASNEQGPFVVSSYEDLSENIDNTNLFNNKKNAKNYYTGMNYESPMDDENFVHRKEDEMSETKNRINNISTKTDMLDEEVRDKIKVIKNVENFESEYCICACGNENFIKVFDIRKNDDNMWLAKIPISNKIEYITHIPIKKNGKNDIKDSNILKNIIIASRDKTVKIWKKGWVSFYPPSYDWCTSLCHFNLNDLIKNNLNMDEQLDDYKNYILNYDSLIVSGSRDSHLRFWLYSTDNTTNEYNKFMKIIKNAHMVDITSVSKYQGSNLITTDRYTRRCYYLLVVLSLDGFIQLWECNLSINENKKSLLDMEIYNNQLKLTVNKLGKTFRHSSNTINKVVSHESSFLTASSDGSIKLFYEK, encoded by the exons ATGAACGAGTTTGTAGTAGTTAAAGACACAACtttccttaaaaaaaaaaatcgaaaaGAAGCAAATGATGAGAATAGTTTGAAGATTTATAGGGAAAGAAGTAAACAGTTAGGTACTCTTAGTCGAAATGATGATTTACTTTCTTTAAGTAAAGATGATGGAGACCAAATCAGGTCTAACAAACATTACAGTAATGTTTCATCCAATGTAGCCAAATATGACAGTAATGGTAAATGTACATTTTTGAGCATAACGAAAAATATGAGCACAATTAAGAAGTGTAATAATGCAAACATAATAGTAGAGGGAAATGATTATGAATTTGAAAAGGACGATGTGTTTTCAAGTGAAGAGGGGTTTTCAGAATCGATAGGTAGTAATAATTTAAGTTCCGATGATGAAGAAGTCCCAGATCTAATAGGAAAGGTGCACAATAACAAAAACAACTGTGCTTATAACAATGCGTGTAGTGGTGATAATAACAATGCGTGTAGTGGTGATAATAACTATGCGCGTAGTGGTGGTAATAACAATGCGCATAGTGGTGGTAATAACCACTGTGAAGTACTTATACGAATACGATGCaggaaaaaaaggagcaaaataaatgaagatgACAAAACAGAACAAACAAATTGTACGGAGGAAAAAGGTATAAAATACGATAATAACtatctttatataaataatcaaaatttcttatttgataaaatattttccgAAAAAGCGAAGCAAGAAGAAGTATATTCCTATATATcagataaatttttaaataatttatttcaagGTTATAACTGTACTATTTTCGCTTATGGTCAGACAGGGTCAGGTAAAACATTTACTATGGGCTTTGATTATATGAACCAATTTTCACATACTGTTGGTATTTTACCAAGATTcttaaatgatatatataatattatcgAGAAAAGGAAGAGCACAATAGACTATGATGTATCCTGTACCTACATCGAAATATACAACGAGGAGATTATCGATTTGATTGATTGCGTTGAGGAAGACTACAACGACAAATTATACAGTAATGGCGAGGGCAATGGTAACGGTAATGTTAGCACCAACATTAGAAGCAACATCGACAGTAACATAAACGCTAACATCAATGACAATAATCAAAGTGGAAAAAGGggtaaaaggaaaaaaaaaaaaataaataaaaatatatccatAAGAGAGGATACTAACACaaaggaaataatattaatgggGGTGAAGAATGCAAAAGTGCAAAATGCAAGAGAagttttttcaattttgcaTAGAGGGAATTTATTTAGAACTACAGAAAGGACTTTTATGAATGACAAGTCAAGTAGGTCTCATgctatttttacaataaatcTAATACAACGGAAAAAATCagtgaaaaaggaaaatgaaaaagatagTGTTAATGGCATGGATTCAAGTGAAATAGGTGGAAGTGGAGGTGGAATTACGAAAGCTATCGCAAAGATGGGGGAGAATAAAACTGATGATAGGGGTGATGAGGTGGATTATAAAACTAAAGAATGCGAAATAGTTAAAGACTTATATATCACGGAAGGTTGCAACAATAATACTAATGAAGGTGAGGTGATATGTTCAAAGTTTCATTTTGTTGACTTAGCAGGGAGTGAAAGAGCTAAAAGAGCAGAAACGAAAGGAAACAGACTTAAAGAAGCAATTAACATTAATTATGGATTGTTATCATTAAGTAATGTTATTTATAGTTTATCTAGTAATAAAAAGAGTCAGCATATTCCTTATAGGAATTCAAAATTAACAAGAATATTACAAGATTCTCTCGGTGGAAATAGTAAAACTATTATGATTGCATGTATAAGCACGGATGCAGCAGATTTTTATGAAACATTTAGCACAATTAAGTATGCTGccagaacaaaaaaaattaaaaatagcccaataattaattatgatATTAACAGCTTAGTTATTAATGATCTAAGGAAACAACTATACACCTTAAATCtagaactaaaaaaaaataaaattgaatgTAAGAACAAGTATAACACAATAGATGATACAAAATTGAAAGTTTTAACCAACCAAAATAAACTATTGATgcaaagaattaaaaaattaaaaatcaaaagaaaaaaattaatttgtcttatattttattatttaactttGTTAAGGGATAAAAATGAGTATACACCAAACGATtcaaaaaacaattattataGCATTGTACAGAATACGAATAGCTGCCCTGTGGATCCATCGAATGGTAAGGCTTATACTACTAAAGCTAAAGCAGCATATGTTCGTGGTGTTGCACTGGGAAAGGAAGCTATTCACTGGGGGATGAAATCGCATGAGCAGGGTACAAAATTCGCAAGTGTTTATGACGCCCATGGACATGCAAGCAGTTACAACAATGAGAATAACGGTAGTAATGGTGGTTACAAAGGTGGTAGTAACGATGGTAGCATCAGTGGTAATCGTAGCAGTAATAATCAATCTTCCTGTGCTGTTCCATTACAAAAGAGTAGCAAGTCAGACAATATTGCGACGAATAATTTCCTGGTGACTTCAGATCCTATTTTGTTCCAAAAAAATAGTCAATCATACGTTCAAGAAAagataacatataaaaattatgatttcACAAACTATTCTAATACGGCAATTGAAGAAGGTACAGCAATCAGCCTTAGTAATGATTGTAATGATGCATGCAGACGAGGGGAAAAACACTGCTTTACAGTTAAGAAAAATGATACCCTACACAGGAGCAATAGTGAGACTACTAGCAGTAGTATTCGTGAGAACAGTAGTAACGGTGCGAACAATAGCAAAGATGCGAACAATAGCAACGATGCGAACAATAGTAACGATGCGAACAATAGCAAAGATGCGAACAATAGTAACGATGCGAACAATAGCAACGATGCGAACAATAGCAACGATGCGAACAATAGCAAAGATGCGAACAATAGCAAAGATGCGAACAATAGTAACGATGCGAACAATAGCAACGATGCGAACAACAGTAACAGTGGTAATATCTACAACAGCTGGGCAGTTAACTCCTCCGAGAATAAATCAGAGGATGGTCAGAACAGCAAAAAGGAGAACAATTTTAGTGTTGTAAATGGTTGCTCTTATGACTCATACAAACTCGATGTATGTCCCCCCGCATGTAATGAAGCTATTTCTTTAACAAATCAACACAAAGAAAATGAGAATAAGAATGAGAACGAAAATGGacatattaatgaaaatatatgtgttgAAAAAGTAgaagaatatgaaaaagataTGAAGGAGAATAAGGATCTTGTTACGGCTTCTAGGGAAAAAATTTGggataaattatttaacgCGAAAAATGTACCATTAGAGGGGTTATTTTATGGCAAAACAGAAAATTCGAGCAAACTTTGCggaaggaaaaatataatggaaGGATGCAAAAAAGTATATCACTGGAAGAACGGTCACAGTGATAACTGTAACGATACATGTAGCGATAAGTGCAACGAAGATCTTGATCTGGATCAGTACCTCCACCACGACTTCACGCCTTTCGAAAGTAAATATCTCTTCCTTAATTTAGAAGAAGATAAAAAGGAAGTCGAACGCATATTCAGACAGTACGAACTCAATCGCTATAATGAGAAAAGGCTGAAAGacctaaataaaaaatataattctatatttgaaaaaaataaagcatacgaaaagaaaattgacgaactgaaaaaaatggttaaaaggatgaaaaaaaatacaaaattgaCTATAGCATATGGGAAATACaaacataagaaaaaaaagtctAGGGTTAGCAAAAATATGAGAGAGAAAAAATACCCTTATAATTTAAGTTTATTGAAAAAATCAATTTATTAtcctttaaataatatttatatgccaTCTTTTTCAGAATGTAAggaaaagaattattttagtGACATACCGTTTGAAAGAGaagtgaaaaataaattggtaaaaaattttataaaaaaaaaaatctattCAGATACAGAAATTGATGTTAATAAAAGTTATAACCCTTTTGCTagttatataacaaatagcCAAAATGATAAAGGGCCAAATGAACTTACACGTAACCATATTTTGTggaataaatacaaaaaagggaaatttGTTCTAATGCACAAAAATTATTGCAAcccattattatatatgaacaacTGTGTAAATGGTAAGCCGATATATTGCTCAAGCAAAATTGACAACGCTAAATGGGCTGACAGTATTTCGTCTGATATTTTATGTGTCAGTGATGACACTGTTAAGGTTGGCAGCTTGTCCGTGAGAAGAAGTGGTAGAAAGGGGCTGCAGAAATGTAGACACAAAAATTGGCTTAATGAAAACTTCGAAAAGAGCGAAACGCGCGAAATGGCCGGGGGAACAAATAATGCCAGTTCCAGTGATCGTTACAAGCAAAATGAAAGGAATGTTGACGCAGATCTAATTAAATGTGCAGGATGTAAACTGCATATGACAAGAAGCAGTCAGGATGACaatgaagaatatatatatgaggaAAGTAACTACTCAACTAATGGAAGTAGCCCatataatagtagtaacgTTTCTCCTAAATTtctgaaaaataaattgaacaaattgcataaaattataaaagacgatatatgcaaatttaaaaaggttAACAAAGAGAAGGAAAAGtataatgcaaaaaatgAACTTTTAACGAACAGTATAAtgagtttaaaaaaaaaactgcaAATGTTACAAGTCAATAGTCAAAATGATAAGaactgtaaaaaaataaaagatatgaaGAAGGAAATAGTAAGAATAACAAATGAGAAGCAAAAGATTCAAAAAAAGTTAGTTGATAATGAACAGGTGATAAAACACTTAAAGGTGGACATCaccaaaatgaaaaataattttttaaaaacaagtACACTCCTAAAAGAAGAGCAAAAAAAGCATACTAATATTATAcgtaaaaaggaaaatataataaccaAGTTACATGAGAGAGAAGagcattttattaataaactgaaaaaaaaagaagaagtaaGTAAGCAAGCATATACTAAATTACTCAAAAGAAATCAAGAATTAAATGAAcaattaagaaaattaaaaaaaaaaggcataaATGCTAAGGCAGGAAAAATTAGTAGAAAAAAAGGGCACATCGCTCACCCACGTTCCAAGAGTGCTAATAATAGCcataatgatgataataatgataacacTAATGACGATAAAGATAATAATTctgattataataatgataacaataataatgatgattaTAAGGGGCCTAAATTGACAGGTGTTTCAAAATTTAGCGAGCAAATATTAGGCAAAGTGTTCTCCCCTAGAGAGCTGGACAGTCGCAGCAAAAAAGGAGAGagaagtagtagtagtagtagtagtagtagtagtagtaattgTAACAGTAGTAAAAGTGGCACTGGTGATAATAACTGCTTAACGAAGGACGATCTCAATATCCTCTCACTGAGCAATCTTCCTTTAGGTGAATCAAACGTATCCGTTTGCGACATCCAAAACAGCCGCTTTTTGGATCACTCTTTATGCAAGTCCAATATAAGTCAGTATGCGattcaaaataatttgaaaaataatgttaaaattaacaaatatttaaaggaatttttcaaaaaaaagaagaagctTTCGTCTACAAAAGCAAAACTGGAGAGGGAAAAAGGCATGAACAAGCAAGTTAGGAAAATATTGAAAGCCTTATACGTAAAAAGGAAGAATGAAGACGAAGAGCGGGGTGGAAGAGTAAGGGGAAGTGAAGGAGGCATCGGCTGTGGTAAATGGGGTGAATGTAGGAAAGGGAGTGAAGAAATCAATGTAGAGAGGAGTGGAAATATTAGTCTTCTCGTGGAAAAAGTAGAAGAACCACTTGatggtaaaaaaatacatattctATGTAATAACACAGAAGGGAAAATATGCAGCAATTCAAATGATGAGTGGGAAATAGTAGCCCTTAAGAAAcatacaaataaacaaaaaacgGGAGAAGCAGGACATAAAGGAGAAAGAGGTGAAGGTGAAGGCGGAGGAAGTGAGGAAGAAAAGGGCGAAAACGGAGGAGGAGAAAACGAAAGAGGCGAAAATGGAAGAGGCGAAAACGAAAGAAGCGAAAACGAAAGAGGCGAAAATGGAAGAGGCGAAAACGAAAGAAGCGAAAACGAAAGAGGCGAAAACGAAAGAAGCGAAAACGAAAGAAGCGAGAACAAAGGTTCAATCTTCCCGAACGTCCCTCTTGATGAAAAAACAGATGAAGACGTTTTGTACTATGAAAGGAAGCTAAGCGAGTCGAACGAACTGATCagaaaactaaaaaaagatatgagaaaagaaaaggaacAGTTCATATTGCAAAAGATAGTAAAACATTTACTTAGCAAGGTACaatacaatttaaaaaaacgaaaagaaGCAGAACGAAAGATAATATCGttaaagaaatttatatattccgaaaatatgtttatatcaaaaatttataataactaTTTTTATCTAAGTAATGCACTCAACAGTTTTACAGGACCAATTAGTActaattatttgaataagCCTAATGGTCAATTTTACTCTAACCGAATAAATACCGTTTGTGGTAGGAAGTATAACGAAATTATTGATTTacttaattttgaaaatttgaaaaagggaaaaggaACAAATGACATTATggatttatacatatatgacaAAAATAATGGGGATCATATGAATAATggtgcatttatttttccttatgaTTGTAAGAGAAGAAATACATTTAGCACATCAAGGGAATTATTCACAGACACAGAAAAGAATAGCAAtacaacaaatataaaaaagagaagcTTTGGAAGTGGACTAATGGGAAGTGTTTATTTAGAtcattacaataaaaaaagagtagTTTTATCAAagagtaataatattattgttaaaaataattattcaaCAAAATTGGTGAACAGACATTTAGACCCCTTTGATTTAAATCAAAATTGTATTAACATTGATGTTCAAAAAGATTTATCTATTGAAAGCAACTTAGATCAATTATCAGTCAATTATGATCATGTAAattgtagaaaaaaattagaagatGAAAATTTGAAAGTAAAGGAATTGAACTGTTCATATGGAAATGACTTGTACATTAACAGAGTAAGGGGAAATTTTGTAAATGATAACAAGGTGATGGTGCGCAGTACCATCCATTTGGATGATCAAATGcattatgatatattttcaaattttggCATAAAGAGGAAGAGTATTGATAACTGTTATATTTATGCcaataaggaaaataatggTAGCGGGGTTGACCATAGCATTGATCCATCACTTCCATATAGCAGTTGTAGAAATGGTGGAAATGGGGAAGGAAAGGGAAAGAAAAGTAATATGAACAATGCCGATTTCAATGTAAATGGAATTGATAGTGGCAGTAACAGTCGCAGTGACAAGCACAACGTTAATATCAGTACTAATGAGCTTGCGGGTGGGGAAGATTTAAAGGCTGTGTACAAGGCCAATGCTCTTATTGCTCTCAATGACTCATGTGCAAACGGAGTGAAGAACATACAGCAAAAGGATTGTTGCCTTAAATCTAAAAGTTGTGACAgtaaagaattaaataatagaaatgtatgtattaatgATGTATGTAAGgaaaagaggaagaagatGTTAAGTGATACCACATTTAGCGAAGTACGCATTAATAAAGAAACTAATATAAACGATGGAAAAGTGAATGATACGAATAACTTCGAAATTAACAATGTGAAGGATAAATTGAAagtcagaaaaaaaaaaaaaaaaaaaaactccaTTTATACAGAATCAAAATTCATAGAGAGGGAAAATGTAAACAACATCGTGACAGAACATACTAAGGGAAGTAGTAAGCATACAGTTTTGGTTGGACAAAATAGTACAGGGACTAAAACATATGATATAAAGCCTGAAGTGAATGCAGTAACTGCTGCTTCGTGCAGTTGCAAAAAGGATGGAAGTTATCACAATGATGGTGATAAGCATGGACAGGTATcccaaaaaaaaagctttGATGACCGTACTAAATATTAtgatttgaaaaaaatagagaaaacaCAGGACGAAATTATTAACATGTTcagaaataaaatgaatgacCTAACTATAAGTGGTGAAACTTTAGCTAATATAAACATTATGGAGGAACATTTTAAAGGAAGAAtatttagtaataataagtATGATAATGAGACTAATGCGGatactatatattataacaatttaggaagacagaaaaaatataaaacggTATGCATAAAAAATTGTCATAAATATGGAGTTAGTGGTTTATGTGTGAAAGAAACGAATGATAAAGGTTTACAATTCTTAAGTAGttctataaataatataaagttatGGGATGGTAAAAAAGCGATATGGAATTATGATCATttgaacataaaaaatgaaaaaagttcATTCATAAACAGTTTActtatttcttttcaaaaTACTTGTTTTTTTGCTGGTATAAATAACTACGTACATTTGTTTGATATAAGAGCATATCCTAGatatgtacaaaaatattattatagtgATAAAAATGATGGAAGCTTATTACTTTCTctattaaatgataaatcTAATTACATACCTCTCATGTTTAGaaatacacatacatataaatccAATAAAGAAGATGGGTGGGCATCAAATGAGCAAGGCCCCTTTGTGGTTAGTAGCTATGAAGACTTAAGtgaaaatatagataatactaacttatttaataataagaagaatgcaaaaaattattatacagGAATGAATTATGAATCTCCCATGGATGATGAAAATTTTGTACATCGTAAAGAGGATGAGATGAGcgaaacaaaaaatagaataaataatattagtacGAAAACAGATATGCTAGATGAAGAGGTAAGagacaaaataaaagtaataaaaaatgtcgAAAATTTTGAGTCAGAATATTGCATATGTGCATGtggaaatgaaaattttataaaagtttttgatatacgaaaaaatgatgataacATGTGGCTAGCCAAAATCCctatttcaaataaaattgaatatattacacatattccaataaaaaaaaatggaaaaaatgatataaaagattccaacatattaaaaaatataattatagcTAGTAGAGATAAAACTGtgaaaatatggaaaaaaggaTGGGTATCTTTTTACCCTCCTTCGTATGATTGGTGTACATCTCTTTGTCATTTTAATCTTaatgatttaataaaaaataatctcAATATGGATGAACAACTAGATGAttacaaaaattacattCTAAATTATGACTCGTTAATTGTATCTGGAAGTAGGGACTCACATCTTCGTTTTTGGCTGTACTCAACAGATAACAcaacaaatgaatataacaaatttatgaaaattattaagaacGCTCACATGGTTGATATAACGAGTGTATCCAAATATCAGGGAAGCAACCTCATTACAACGGATAGGTACACGAGGCGGTGCTACTACCTTTTAGTGGTGCTGTCACT GGACGGATTCATTCAATTATGGGAATGCAATCTTtcaattaatgaaaataaaaagtctTTATTGGACAtggaaatttataataaccAATTAAAATTAACAGTAAACAAGCTGGGAAAAACATTCAG gCATTCGTCAAATACTATCAACAAGGTTGTAAGTCACGAAAGCAGCTTTTTAACTGCGTCTAGCGACGGATCgattaaacttttttatgaaaaataa